A single window of Mycolicibacterium madagascariense DNA harbors:
- a CDS encoding F0F1 ATP synthase subunit B, giving the protein MHSLSASIQAAGEGGGGNNFLIPNATFFVVLIIFLIVLGVIATWVVPPVSKVLAEREAMLAKTAADNRKSAEQMAAAQADYEEKMAEARTEASSIRDQARNAGRQVIDEKRAEANGEVADTVRDADRQLSEQRSAAQSELDSSVDGLSATLASRILGVDVTSGGSR; this is encoded by the coding sequence ATGCATTCACTGAGCGCATCGATCCAAGCGGCCGGAGAAGGCGGCGGGGGAAACAACTTCCTGATCCCCAACGCCACCTTCTTCGTCGTGCTGATCATCTTCCTGATCGTGCTCGGCGTCATCGCCACATGGGTCGTGCCACCGGTGAGCAAGGTCCTCGCCGAGCGGGAGGCCATGCTCGCCAAGACCGCCGCGGACAACCGCAAGTCGGCCGAACAGATGGCGGCGGCACAGGCCGACTACGAGGAGAAGATGGCCGAGGCCCGCACGGAGGCCTCGTCGATCCGCGACCAGGCTCGCAACGCCGGTCGGCAGGTCATCGACGAGAAGCGGGCCGAGGCCAACGGCGAGGTGGCCGACACGGTGCGCGATGCGGATCGTCAACTGTCAGAACAACGTTCGGCTGCGCAGTCCGAACTCGACTCGTCGGTGGACGGTCTGTCCGCGACGCTGGCGAGCCGCATCCTCGGCGTAGACGTCACATCGGGTGGGAGCCGCTAA
- a CDS encoding F0F1 ATP synthase subunit C, with product MNPTIAAGALIGGGLIMAGGAIGAGIGDGIAGNALISGIARQPEAQGRLFTPFFITVGLVEAAYFINLAFMALFVFATPVS from the coding sequence ATGAACCCCACTATCGCTGCCGGCGCACTCATCGGCGGTGGTTTGATCATGGCGGGTGGCGCGATCGGCGCGGGTATCGGTGACGGTATCGCCGGTAACGCACTGATCTCCGGCATCGCCAGGCAGCCCGAGGCGCAGGGTCGGCTCTTCACCCCGTTCTTCATCACCGTCGGCCTGGTCGAGGCGGCCTACTTCATCAACCTGGCCTTCATGGCGCTGTTCGTGTTCGCCACCCCGGTCAGCTAA
- the atpB gene encoding F0F1 ATP synthase subunit A: MNEQVVAAGAIHVGEHDEVHWLGLTFNLDTITATAVAAVIVIGLAFFLRAKVTSTDVPGGVQLFFEAITIQMRNQVESAIGIRVAPFVLPLAVALFVFILISNWLSVLPVQYSSGGETHELLKPPAADINFVLALALFVFLCYHAAGIWRRGFFKHWVKVLKGHVAFMAPINLVEEIAKPISLSLRLFGNLFAGGILVTLIAALIPTQFMWAPNAIWKLFDLFVGLIQAFIFALLTILYFSQSMELDHDDEHAEGDHDEGDHARDAKDAKEAASH; the protein is encoded by the coding sequence ATGAATGAGCAGGTTGTCGCCGCGGGAGCCATCCACGTCGGCGAGCACGACGAAGTGCACTGGCTGGGGTTGACCTTCAACCTGGACACCATCACGGCCACGGCCGTCGCCGCGGTCATCGTCATCGGCCTGGCGTTCTTCCTGCGGGCAAAGGTCACCTCGACCGACGTCCCGGGTGGGGTGCAGCTGTTCTTCGAGGCGATCACCATTCAGATGCGCAACCAGGTCGAGAGCGCGATCGGCATCAGGGTCGCACCGTTCGTGCTGCCCCTGGCCGTGGCGCTGTTCGTGTTCATCCTGATCTCGAACTGGCTCTCGGTGCTGCCGGTGCAGTACTCCTCCGGCGGTGAGACCCACGAGCTGCTCAAGCCGCCGGCCGCCGACATCAACTTCGTGCTGGCGCTCGCCCTGTTCGTGTTCCTCTGCTACCACGCCGCCGGCATCTGGCGTCGCGGGTTCTTCAAGCACTGGGTGAAGGTGCTCAAGGGTCACGTGGCCTTCATGGCGCCCATCAACCTGGTCGAGGAGATCGCCAAGCCGATCTCGTTGTCGCTGCGACTCTTTGGCAACCTGTTCGCCGGAGGCATCCTGGTCACGCTCATCGCGGCGCTGATCCCCACGCAGTTCATGTGGGCGCCCAACGCGATCTGGAAGCTGTTCGACCTCTTCGTCGGCCTGATCCAGGCGTTCATCTTCGCGCTGCTGACGATCCTGTACTTCAGCCAGTCGATGGAACTCGACCACGACGACGAGCACGCCGAGGGCGACCACGACGAGGGTGACCACGCCCGAGATGCCAAGGACGCCAAGGAAGCCGCAAGCCACTAA
- a CDS encoding ATP synthase subunit I — translation MTTPAQDAPLVFPAVAFRPVRLFIVCLVLTALAVAAAAFGGKVLYGVFFGVGLLLGLCNALLVRRAVESITAEDHPLKKKMALNSASRLLAITAVALAIAIVFKRDGGLAVLFGLAIFQALLVMSTSIPVLRKIRSGGMDVLETESKDRADTNE, via the coding sequence GTGACGACGCCAGCGCAGGATGCGCCGTTGGTGTTCCCAGCCGTGGCCTTCCGGCCCGTGCGTTTGTTCATCGTATGCCTCGTCTTGACCGCGTTGGCGGTTGCCGCGGCGGCGTTCGGCGGCAAGGTTCTCTACGGCGTGTTCTTCGGGGTCGGTCTGCTCCTCGGTCTGTGCAATGCGCTCCTGGTGCGCCGGGCGGTCGAGTCGATCACCGCCGAGGACCATCCGCTGAAGAAGAAGATGGCCCTCAACTCCGCCTCGCGCCTGCTGGCGATCACCGCGGTGGCCCTGGCGATCGCCATCGTCTTCAAGAGGGACGGCGGTCTGGCGGTGCTGTTCGGACTGGCCATCTTCCAAGCCCTCCTGGTGATGAGCACCAGCATTCCCGTACTCCGGAAGATCCGCTCGGGCGGCATGGACGTTCTGGAGACCGAGTCGAAGGATAGAGCTGACACCAATGAATGA
- a CDS encoding glycosyltransferase family 4 protein gives MAGLLALSDRGAGVPLRELALVGLTAAIITYFATGWVRGLATRLGAVAYPRQRDVHEQPTPRMGGLAMYIGIVAAVLLASQLPALTRGFVYSSGMPAVVVAGGLIMAIGLIDDRWGLDALTKFAGQITAASVLVTMGVAWSVLYIPIGGVGTIVLDQVTSILLTLALTVSIVNAMNFVDGLDGLAAGLGLITAAAICIFSIGLLRDHGGDVLFYPPAVISVVLAGACLGFLPHNFHPAKIFMGDSGSMLIGLMLAAASTTAAGPISQNAYGARDVFALLSPFLLVVAVMFVPALDMLLAIVRRTRAGRSPFSPDKMHLHHRLLQIGHSHRRVVLLIYLWVGIVALGAASTIFFDPRYTGAVMLAAIVVAMVITLIPLLRRGRDAPSRLPD, from the coding sequence GTGGCTGGCCTGCTCGCGTTGTCCGATCGCGGCGCCGGTGTCCCGTTGCGGGAGCTGGCGCTGGTCGGGCTGACCGCGGCCATCATCACGTACTTCGCCACGGGCTGGGTCCGGGGGCTCGCGACGCGGCTCGGCGCCGTCGCCTACCCGCGCCAGCGCGACGTCCACGAACAGCCGACGCCCCGCATGGGCGGACTCGCGATGTACATCGGCATCGTCGCCGCCGTGCTGCTGGCGTCTCAGCTACCCGCCCTGACGCGCGGTTTCGTCTACTCCTCCGGCATGCCCGCGGTGGTCGTGGCGGGTGGTCTGATCATGGCGATCGGCCTGATCGACGACCGGTGGGGACTGGACGCCCTGACGAAGTTCGCCGGCCAGATCACCGCCGCCAGCGTGCTGGTGACGATGGGCGTTGCGTGGAGCGTGCTCTACATCCCGATCGGGGGCGTCGGCACGATCGTGCTCGACCAGGTCACCTCGATCCTGCTGACCCTGGCGTTGACCGTCTCCATCGTCAACGCGATGAACTTCGTCGACGGCCTCGACGGCCTGGCCGCCGGGCTGGGCCTGATCACCGCGGCGGCGATCTGCATCTTCTCGATCGGCCTGCTGCGCGACCATGGCGGCGACGTCCTGTTCTACCCGCCGGCGGTGATCTCGGTGGTCCTCGCCGGCGCCTGTTTAGGGTTCCTCCCGCACAACTTCCATCCGGCGAAGATCTTCATGGGCGACTCGGGTTCGATGCTCATCGGATTGATGCTCGCCGCGGCGTCGACCACGGCCGCGGGACCGATCTCGCAGAACGCCTACGGCGCGCGCGACGTCTTCGCCCTGCTGTCGCCGTTCCTCCTGGTCGTCGCCGTCATGTTCGTGCCGGCGCTGGACATGTTGCTGGCCATCGTCAGGCGCACGCGTGCCGGGCGCAGCCCGTTCAGTCCGGACAAGATGCATCTGCACCACCGGTTGCTGCAGATCGGTCATTCCCATCGGCGCGTGGTCCTGCTGATCTACTTGTGGGTAGGCATCGTCGCCCTCGGCGCGGCAAGCACCATCTTCTTCGACCCCCGCTACACCGGCGCCGTCATGCTGGCGGCGATCGTCGTCGCGATGGTCATCACCCTCATCCCACTGCTCCGAAGAGGCCGCGACGCTCCCAGCCGGCTGCCAGACTAG
- a CDS encoding L-threonylcarbamoyladenylate synthase gives MSEVFDCTDATQRPAGIASAISALKGGRLVVLPTDTVYGIGADAFDGAAVAALLAAKGRGRDMPVPVLVGSWHTIDGLVYSVPESARELIRAFWPGALSLVVQQAPSLQWDLGDAQGTVMLRMPLHPVAIELLREVGPMAVSSANISGRAAATTAAEARDQLGDLVEVYLEAGPSAQGAASTIVDLTGAQPRILRAGPITAAAIADVLKIEAESLSA, from the coding sequence ATGAGTGAGGTTTTCGACTGCACGGACGCGACCCAGCGGCCCGCCGGCATCGCGTCGGCGATCAGCGCGCTCAAGGGTGGCCGGCTGGTGGTGCTGCCCACCGACACCGTCTACGGCATCGGCGCCGACGCGTTCGACGGCGCGGCCGTGGCCGCCCTGCTGGCGGCCAAGGGGCGTGGCCGCGACATGCCCGTCCCGGTGCTCGTCGGGTCGTGGCACACGATCGACGGTCTGGTCTATTCGGTGCCCGAGTCGGCCCGCGAACTCATCCGCGCGTTCTGGCCGGGGGCGCTGAGCCTCGTCGTCCAACAGGCGCCGTCGCTGCAGTGGGATCTCGGTGACGCGCAGGGCACCGTCATGCTGCGGATGCCGTTGCACCCGGTGGCGATCGAGCTGCTGCGCGAGGTGGGACCGATGGCGGTCTCGAGTGCCAACATCTCCGGCCGGGCGGCGGCCACGACGGCAGCCGAGGCGCGCGACCAGCTCGGTGACCTGGTGGAGGTCTACCTCGAGGCGGGACCGTCGGCGCAAGGCGCGGCGTCGACCATCGTCGACCTCACGGGGGCGCAGCCGCGGATCCTGCGGGCCGGACCCATCACCGCCGCGGCCATCGCCGACGTGCTGAAGATCGAGGCGGAGTCGCTCTCGGCCTGA
- the prmC gene encoding peptide chain release factor N(5)-glutamine methyltransferase, whose translation MTRLRRAIDEAAGTLEQAGIDSAHVDAELLAAHAAGLDRGLLRFHEPDEPFYVHYRDLVEARSRRIPLQHLTESAAFGPLLLHVGPGVFIPRPETESLLEWALRQRLSPKPTIVDLCTGSGALAAALAAARHAAHVVAVEDSAEALRYARRNCAGLDVELVEADVTTPGLLSGYDGTVDLLVANPPYIPDGAVLDPEVADHDPAHALFGGPDGMRVIGPIVAIAARLLRSGGAVAVEHDDDTAASTVALFEESSAFAEVTSRRDLAGRPRFVTAMRKARDDGREWVANYGGVHT comes from the coding sequence ATGACGCGGTTGCGGCGGGCCATCGACGAGGCCGCGGGCACGCTCGAGCAGGCCGGGATCGACAGCGCGCACGTCGACGCCGAACTCCTCGCGGCGCACGCGGCCGGGCTGGACCGCGGCCTGCTCCGGTTCCACGAGCCCGACGAGCCGTTCTACGTGCACTACCGCGACCTCGTCGAGGCGCGGTCGCGGCGGATTCCGCTGCAGCATCTGACGGAGTCGGCGGCGTTCGGACCACTGCTGCTGCACGTCGGCCCCGGGGTGTTCATCCCCCGCCCCGAGACGGAGTCGCTCCTGGAATGGGCTCTGCGGCAACGACTTTCGCCGAAGCCAACCATCGTCGACCTGTGCACCGGATCGGGGGCGCTCGCCGCCGCGCTCGCCGCGGCCCGGCACGCCGCACACGTCGTCGCCGTCGAGGACTCGGCCGAGGCGTTGCGGTACGCGCGGCGCAACTGCGCGGGACTCGATGTCGAACTCGTCGAGGCCGACGTCACCACCCCCGGATTGCTGAGCGGGTACGACGGGACGGTCGACCTCCTGGTGGCGAACCCGCCCTACATTCCCGACGGCGCGGTCCTCGACCCCGAGGTCGCCGACCACGACCCGGCCCACGCACTCTTCGGAGGCCCCGACGGCATGCGCGTCATCGGCCCGATCGTCGCGATCGCGGCCCGACTGCTGCGGTCGGGGGGCGCCGTCGCCGTCGAGCACGACGACGACACCGCGGCATCGACCGTCGCGCTGTTCGAGGAGTCCAGCGCCTTCGCCGAGGTCACCTCGCGACGCGACCTCGCCGGTCGGCCGCGGTTCGTGACGGCGATGAGGAAGGCTAGGGACGATGGGCGCGAGTGGGTCGCAAACTACGGAGGTGTGCACACATGA
- the prfA gene encoding peptide chain release factor 1, producing MPSTDAATKVDALVAEHADLERQLSDPALHADAGAARRVGRRFAQLAPIVATHRKLESARGDLEAARELASEDASFAAEVPDLEALVARLETQLSDLLAPRDTHDADDVVMEVKSGEGGEESALFAADLARMYIRYAERHGWNVTVLDETFSDLGGYKDATLTIASKGDSADGVWSRLKFEGGVHRVQRVPVTESQGRVHTSAAGVLVYPEPDDVAEVQIDESDLRIDVYRSSGKGGQGVNTTDSAVRITHLPSGIVVTCQNERSQLQNKARAMVVLAARLQALAEEQASADASADRASQIRTVDRSERIRTYNYPENRITDHRIGFKAHNLDQVLDGELDPMLDALAAADRQARLQEQE from the coding sequence GTGCCGAGTACCGACGCCGCGACCAAGGTCGACGCGCTCGTCGCCGAGCACGCCGACCTGGAGCGGCAGCTCTCCGATCCGGCTCTGCACGCCGACGCCGGTGCGGCCCGCCGCGTCGGCCGGCGGTTTGCGCAGCTGGCTCCGATCGTCGCCACCCACCGCAAGCTGGAGAGCGCGCGCGGTGACCTCGAGGCCGCCCGCGAACTGGCGTCGGAGGATGCGTCGTTCGCCGCCGAGGTGCCCGACCTGGAGGCGCTCGTCGCACGTCTGGAGACTCAGCTCAGCGATCTGCTGGCACCGCGCGACACGCACGACGCCGACGACGTCGTGATGGAGGTCAAGTCGGGGGAGGGCGGTGAGGAGTCCGCCCTGTTCGCCGCGGACCTGGCCCGCATGTACATCAGGTATGCCGAGCGGCACGGCTGGAACGTCACCGTCCTCGATGAGACGTTCTCCGACCTCGGCGGCTACAAGGACGCCACGCTGACCATCGCCAGCAAGGGCGATTCCGCCGACGGCGTCTGGTCGCGGCTGAAGTTCGAGGGCGGCGTGCACCGCGTGCAGCGCGTCCCCGTCACCGAATCGCAGGGCCGCGTCCACACCTCCGCGGCGGGCGTGCTGGTCTACCCCGAACCCGACGACGTGGCCGAGGTGCAGATCGACGAGTCGGATCTGCGCATCGACGTCTACCGCTCCTCCGGCAAGGGCGGGCAGGGCGTCAACACCACCGACTCCGCGGTCCGCATCACCCACCTGCCCTCGGGCATCGTCGTCACCTGCCAGAACGAGCGTTCGCAGCTGCAGAACAAGGCGCGCGCCATGGTGGTGCTCGCAGCGCGTCTGCAGGCGCTGGCCGAGGAGCAGGCGTCCGCCGACGCCTCCGCCGACCGGGCCAGCCAGATCCGCACCGTCGACCGCAGCGAGCGCATCCGGACCTACAACTATCCCGAGAACCGGATCACCGACCATCGCATCGGGTTCAAGGCGCACAACCTGGACCAGGTGCTCGACGGCGAGCTCGACCCGATGCTCGACGCCTTGGCCGCGGCCGACCGGCAAGCCAGGCTCCAAGAGCAAGAATGA
- the rpmE gene encoding 50S ribosomal protein L31, with translation MKSGIHPSYVDTTVVCGCGNTFQTRSTKESGHIVVEVCSQCHPFYTGKQKILDSGGRVARFEKRYGKRGSDKAAADK, from the coding sequence ATGAAATCGGGTATCCACCCCAGCTACGTAGACACCACCGTCGTGTGTGGCTGCGGAAACACGTTCCAGACGCGCAGCACCAAGGAGAGCGGCCACATCGTGGTCGAAGTCTGCTCGCAGTGCCACCCCTTCTACACCGGTAAGCAGAAGATCCTCGACAGCGGCGGCCGTGTGGCGCGCTTCGAGAAGCGCTACGGCAAGCGCGGCTCCGACAAGGCCGCAGCCGACAAGTAG
- the fadD1 gene encoding fatty-acid--CoA ligase FadD1 produces MADTLQQLLRTRADSDLVAVTHGDASWTWREYIDAAGAQAAAVIAASDPARPLHVGALVGNTPEMLTALAGAGLGGYVLCGLNTTRRGEALARDIARVDCQLVLTEPGQAHLLDGLELPGVTVVDVTDPAWTDRVAAAPALTPHREVGADDTFMMIFTSGTSGEPKAVEVPHAMVLFAGSALVQRYGLGETDVCYLAMPLFHSNAVYAGWSVALGAGAAMVPATFSASRFLPDVRRYGVTYMNYVGKPLAYILATPEQPDDHDNPLRIAFGNEAADRDIEEFGRRFGCSVWDGFGSTEAAVIITRPDDCPPGSIGKGFPGVAIYDPETVVECAVARFDETGALVNGDAATGELVNTSGSGLFRGYYNDPGATDQRLRHGMYWSGDLAYRDADGWIYLAGRTADWMRVDSENLTAAPIERIMLRLNEISRVAIYPVPDEYVGDQVMAAIVLRDGAELTPEALGRFLAAQPDLSPKAWPRYVWVAEDLPSTATNKILKRELVALGVEPAGRTLWKRDGRVFGPIGQLSAAE; encoded by the coding sequence ATGGCCGACACACTCCAACAGTTGCTCAGGACGCGGGCCGACTCCGACCTGGTCGCCGTCACGCACGGCGATGCGTCGTGGACGTGGCGCGAGTACATCGACGCGGCCGGTGCCCAGGCGGCCGCCGTCATCGCGGCGTCGGACCCGGCCCGCCCGCTGCACGTCGGCGCGCTCGTGGGCAACACGCCCGAGATGCTGACCGCGCTCGCCGGGGCCGGGCTGGGTGGCTACGTGCTGTGCGGCCTCAACACGACGCGCCGGGGCGAGGCGCTGGCCCGGGACATCGCGCGCGTCGACTGTCAGCTCGTCCTCACCGAACCCGGCCAGGCGCACCTGCTCGACGGCCTGGAGCTGCCCGGCGTCACGGTCGTCGACGTCACGGATCCCGCGTGGACGGACCGGGTCGCGGCCGCACCCGCCCTGACGCCGCACCGCGAGGTCGGCGCCGACGACACCTTCATGATGATCTTCACCTCCGGCACCAGCGGCGAGCCCAAGGCGGTCGAAGTGCCGCACGCGATGGTGCTGTTCGCCGGCAGCGCGCTGGTGCAGCGCTACGGTCTCGGCGAGACCGACGTGTGCTATCTGGCCATGCCGCTGTTCCACTCCAACGCCGTCTACGCCGGCTGGAGCGTCGCGCTGGGAGCGGGTGCGGCGATGGTGCCCGCGACGTTCTCGGCATCGCGGTTCCTGCCCGACGTGCGCAGGTACGGCGTCACCTACATGAACTACGTGGGCAAGCCGCTCGCGTACATCCTCGCCACCCCCGAGCAGCCCGACGACCACGACAACCCGCTGCGCATCGCGTTCGGCAACGAAGCCGCCGATCGCGACATCGAGGAGTTCGGCCGCCGGTTCGGGTGCTCGGTGTGGGACGGCTTCGGCTCGACCGAGGCCGCGGTCATCATCACCCGGCCCGACGACTGTCCGCCGGGCTCGATCGGCAAGGGCTTCCCGGGCGTCGCGATCTATGACCCCGAGACCGTCGTCGAGTGCGCCGTCGCACGATTCGACGAGACGGGTGCGCTCGTCAACGGCGACGCGGCGACGGGGGAGTTGGTCAACACCAGCGGCAGCGGTCTGTTCCGCGGCTACTACAACGATCCCGGCGCGACGGATCAGCGCCTGCGGCACGGCATGTACTGGTCGGGCGATCTGGCCTACCGCGACGCCGACGGGTGGATCTATCTCGCCGGCCGCACGGCCGACTGGATGCGCGTCGACAGCGAGAACCTGACCGCGGCACCGATCGAGCGAATCATGTTGCGGCTCAACGAGATCAGTCGCGTTGCCATCTATCCGGTGCCCGACGAGTACGTCGGCGACCAGGTGATGGCCGCGATCGTCCTGCGCGACGGCGCCGAGCTGACGCCCGAGGCGCTCGGCAGGTTCCTCGCAGCGCAACCCGATCTGTCCCCCAAGGCCTGGCCGCGCTACGTGTGGGTGGCCGAAGACCTGCCGAGCACCGCCACCAACAAGATCCTCAAGCGCGAGCTCGTCGCGCTCGGCGTCGAGCCGGCCGGGCGCACGCTGTGGAAGCGCGACGGCAGGGTGTTCGGGCCCATCGGGCAGCTCAGCGCCGCGGAATAG
- a CDS encoding TetR/AcrR family transcriptional regulator → MTSATAPRPASKSVRDRLIDAAEVCLRAKGIRSTTVSEVAEVAGVSRGWLYRHFPDKNSLLGAAIVRLNDAYWSRSHEMLEQIDGLDEQIAAGIRHGRTAYADPGALLMKLRMEEPEEFAACAGAGVQGLVPDLGEFWSRYLVAARDRGEIHADVNVAEASEWVARALLSLATVPGQQLDPTDHDAVLRHVRRYVMPGLRAEPSQT, encoded by the coding sequence TTGACCAGCGCCACCGCACCCCGGCCCGCGTCGAAGAGCGTGCGCGACCGGCTGATCGACGCCGCCGAGGTGTGCCTGCGTGCCAAGGGCATTCGTTCGACGACGGTGTCAGAGGTCGCCGAGGTCGCGGGCGTGTCGCGGGGCTGGCTCTATCGCCACTTCCCCGACAAGAACTCACTGCTGGGCGCGGCGATCGTGCGACTCAACGACGCGTACTGGTCTCGGTCCCACGAGATGCTCGAGCAGATCGACGGTCTCGACGAGCAGATCGCGGCAGGCATCCGCCACGGCCGCACGGCCTACGCCGACCCCGGCGCGCTGCTGATGAAGCTGCGCATGGAAGAGCCCGAGGAGTTCGCGGCCTGCGCCGGCGCCGGCGTCCAGGGGCTGGTGCCCGATCTCGGCGAGTTCTGGTCGAGATATCTCGTCGCCGCCAGGGACCGGGGCGAGATCCACGCCGACGTGAACGTCGCGGAGGCCTCGGAATGGGTTGCGCGCGCACTGCTTTCGCTCGCGACGGTGCCCGGGCAGCAGCTCGACCCCACCGACCACGACGCGGTACTGCGGCACGTGCGCCGATACGTGATGCCCGGCCTGCGGGCCGAACCGTCGCAGACCTAG
- the rho gene encoding transcription termination factor Rho: MTDTDLITADGSSDDVDLSNPVNSPIVEAVSPAPAEPAPANSVVASGDRPTSLTAMVLPDLRALAGQLGVKGSSGMRKSELIAAIREHRGDANGAAAAAHAAEQATAEPAAAPPRRERRSASRSAGAAAAAEAKAATEQAAPQQADATEPSAAVTEAAPEAKAPKAEAPKTETKVESKADAPVEQGTQDKADEKVADKPDKAGERTERTRGSGQSEGQRTNDRQNNGGGNANNNGGGGNNNGNANNNGGGGNNNGNANNNGGGNNANNNTGGNANNNANNNDDDDDGRGGRRGRRFRDRRRRGERGDTQGGGNNDRDTELREDDVVQPVAGILDVLDNYAFVRTSGYLAGTNDVYVSMNMVRKNGLRRGDAILGAVRVAREGEGGGGGGGNQNPRQKFNPLVRLDSVNGGPVEDARNRPEFQKLTPLYPNQRLRLETKSELLTTRVIDLIMPIGKGQRALIVSPPKAGKTMVLQSIANAITTNNPECHLMVVLVDERPEEVTDMQRSVKGEVIASTFDRPPSDHTAVAELAIERAKRLVEQGRDVVVLLDSITRLGRAYNNASPASGRILSGGVDSTALYPPKRFLGAARNIEDGGSLTIIATALVETGSMGDTVIYEEFKGTGNAELKLDRKIAERRVFPAVDVNPSNTRKDELLLSSDEFAVVHKLRRVLSGLDSHQAIDLLMSQLRKTKNNYEFLVQVSKNTPGTDND, from the coding sequence GTGACTGATACGGACCTCATCACGGCTGACGGCAGCAGCGACGACGTCGACCTGTCGAACCCCGTGAATTCACCAATCGTGGAAGCGGTTTCGCCGGCACCGGCCGAGCCTGCCCCGGCGAATTCGGTCGTGGCCTCGGGTGACCGCCCCACCTCGCTGACCGCGATGGTGCTCCCCGACCTGCGGGCACTGGCGGGTCAGCTGGGCGTGAAGGGCTCCTCGGGGATGCGCAAGAGCGAGCTCATCGCCGCCATCCGCGAACACCGCGGCGACGCCAACGGTGCGGCCGCCGCAGCGCACGCCGCCGAACAGGCCACCGCCGAACCCGCCGCCGCGCCGCCGCGTCGCGAGCGTCGCAGTGCCTCCCGCAGTGCCGGTGCCGCGGCCGCCGCCGAGGCGAAGGCCGCCACCGAGCAGGCCGCTCCGCAGCAGGCCGACGCCACGGAGCCATCGGCCGCCGTCACCGAGGCCGCGCCGGAGGCCAAGGCCCCCAAGGCCGAGGCTCCCAAGACCGAGACGAAGGTCGAGTCCAAGGCCGACGCCCCCGTCGAGCAGGGCACCCAGGACAAGGCCGACGAGAAGGTCGCCGACAAGCCGGACAAGGCCGGCGAGCGCACCGAGCGCACCCGCGGTTCCGGGCAGTCCGAGGGCCAGCGCACCAACGACCGCCAGAACAACGGCGGCGGCAACGCGAACAACAACGGCGGCGGCGGTAACAACAACGGCAACGCCAACAACAACGGCGGCGGCGGTAACAACAACGGCAACGCCAACAACAACGGCGGCGGCAACAACGCCAACAACAACACCGGCGGCAATGCCAACAACAACGCCAACAACAACGACGACGACGACGATGGTCGCGGCGGACGGCGTGGTCGCCGCTTCCGCGACCGCAGGCGGCGTGGCGAGCGGGGCGACACTCAGGGCGGCGGCAACAACGACCGCGACACCGAGCTCCGCGAGGACGACGTCGTGCAGCCCGTGGCGGGCATCCTCGACGTGCTCGACAACTACGCCTTCGTGCGGACCTCCGGCTACCTCGCGGGCACCAACGACGTCTACGTCTCCATGAACATGGTGCGCAAGAACGGCCTGCGCCGTGGCGACGCCATCCTCGGCGCGGTCCGCGTCGCCCGTGAGGGCGAGGGCGGCGGCGGTGGGGGCGGCAACCAGAACCCGCGCCAGAAGTTCAACCCGCTGGTGCGGCTGGACTCGGTCAACGGTGGGCCCGTCGAAGACGCCAGGAATCGTCCCGAGTTCCAGAAGCTGACGCCGCTCTACCCGAACCAGCGGCTGCGTCTGGAGACCAAGTCGGAGCTCCTGACGACCCGCGTCATCGACCTGATCATGCCGATCGGCAAGGGTCAGCGCGCGCTGATCGTGTCGCCGCCCAAGGCGGGCAAGACGATGGTGCTGCAGAGCATCGCCAACGCGATCACGACCAACAACCCCGAGTGCCACCTGATGGTGGTGCTGGTCGACGAGCGACCCGAAGAGGTCACCGACATGCAGCGCTCGGTCAAGGGTGAGGTCATTGCCTCCACCTTCGACCGGCCGCCGTCAGACCACACCGCGGTCGCGGAGTTGGCCATCGAGCGCGCCAAGCGTCTCGTCGAGCAGGGGAGGGACGTCGTCGTGTTGCTCGACTCCATCACCCGTCTCGGCCGCGCCTACAACAACGCGTCGCCCGCGTCGGGCCGCATCCTCTCCGGTGGTGTCGACTCGACGGCGCTGTACCCGCCGAAGCGCTTCCTCGGCGCGGCCCGCAACATCGAAGACGGCGGTTCGCTGACGATCATCGCCACCGCGCTGGTCGAAACCGGCTCGATGGGTGACACCGTCATCTACGAGGAGTTCAAGGGCACCGGCAACGCCGAGCTCAAGCTCGACCGCAAGATCGCCGAGCGTCGCGTGTTCCCCGCGGTGGACGTCAACCCGTCCAACACCCGCAAGGACGAGCTGTTGCTCTCCTCCGACGAGTTCGCCGTCGTGCACAAGCTGCGCCGGGTGCTGTCCGGTTTGGACTCCCACCAGGCCATCGATCTGCTGATGAGCCAGCTGCGCAAGACGAAGAACAACTACGAGTTCCTGGTGCAGGTCTCGAAGAACACGCCGGGCACCGACAACGACTAG